In Nocardioides bizhenqiangii, the DNA window CCCTGGTCCTTCTGGCCCTGGTCCTTCTGGCCCTGGTCCTTCTGGCCCTGGTCCTTCTGGCCCTGGTCCTTCTGGCCCTGGTCCTTCTGAGCCTGGTCCTTCTGGCCCTGGTCACGCTGGCCCTGCTGACCCTGGCCCTTCTGCTGACCCTGGTCCTTCCTGCGACCCTGGTCCTTCTGCTTGTCGTCGGCCTTGGGCTTGTCGTCGTCCTTGGCCTTCGTCTCAGCCTTGGGCTGGCCGTCGCCCTTGGCCCGGTCGTCGGCGGGGGCGTCCTGGCTCTTCGGCTTGGCCTGGGCCGCCTTGATGGCGCTGACCAGGTCGGCCTTCTTCATGCTGCCCGCACCCGCGATGCCCATGCCGCCCGCCATCGCCTTGAGGTCGGCGAGCAGCATGGTGTTGAGTCCGCCGCTGCGCTTCTTCGGCGCGGTGGATTCGAGAGTTTCTGTCACGTGAGGTCCTTCCCACGTAATACGGCCGCTCCGCTCCGCTGGGGATGAAGGGCATTGGTCGGATCTTCCTCAGGTGGACGTAAGCCGACCGGAGCGAGGAAGGAGATGCGCGCGATCATCGCGCGGCGCCGAGAACCGAGGGATCGGCGAGTTGACGCGCCCTGAGAATACCACCGCGTCGCAGCGCGATGACATTTACCAGGCAACCGCGCCGCGGGAGTCGATCCCGAGCCGCAGCGCGGTCCACCCCTCGGGGCACCTGGCCGTCAGCCCGTCGGTGGTGTCGGTGAACGCGAGCACGGTCGGCCCCGCACCCGAGACGATCGCAGGGACGCCGTCCGCGCGCAGCGCGTCGAGCAGCGCGAGGCTGGCCGGCATCGCCGGGCGCCGGTAGTCCTGGTGCAGCCGGTCGGCCGTCGCGCGCCACAGCTCCTCGGGCCGGCCACCGAGCGCGGCGACCAGCAGCGCCGCCCGTCCGGCGTTCGCCGCGGCGTCGGCGTGCGACACCTCCGTCGGGAGCAGCCCGCGGGCGGTCTCGGTGGAGACCGGCTCCGGCGGGATGTAGACGACCGCGCCGATCCGCGGGTCGACCTCGGATGGCACGGCGTAGAACGACCCGTCGGCGTCCTGACCCGCGATCACGAATCCCCCGAGCAGAGCGGGCGCGACGTTGTCGGGGTGGCCCTCGATCCGGGCGGCCAGGTCGAGCAGGCCCTCGTCGCCGAGCAGCAGCCGACCACCGGCGACCAGCTCGCGGGCGAGCCACACGCCGGCGACGATCGCGGCCGAGGAGGACCCGAGCCCGCGCGCGTGTGGGATCACGTTGACGCAGCTGAGCCGGATGCCCGGCGGCTGGACCCCGAGCTCGTCGAACGCCGCGCGCATCGCCCTGACGACGAGGTTGCCCTCGTCGAGCGGCACCTCGTCACTGCCGACGCCGTCGACCTCGACCACGAGCCCACTCTCGGTGACCTCGGCCTCGAGCCGGTCGCGGAGGTCGAGGGCGAGGCCCAGGGTGTCGAAGCCGGGTCCGAGGTTCGCCGAGGTCGCCGGGACGGAGACCCGCACCGGTCCCGTGGCGAACGTCGTCACAGCCCGGCAGCCTCGGCGACCGCGGCGACCTCAGGCACGACGACGTCGTCCACCACGGTGCCGCCGCTCTCGGTGAAGCCCTCGAGCGCGGTCGCGGTGTCCTTGAGCCCGTGGCCGGTCACCGTGATGACGACCGTGGTCCCGGTGTAGGACTCGCCCTGCTCCAGCTCCTGGAGCAGACCGGCAACACCGGCCGCGCTGGCCGGCTCGACGAAGACGCCCTCGTTGCGGGCGAGCTCGCGCTGGGCGTCGAGGATCCGGTCGTCGGTCAACGAGGCGAACCGACCTCCGGACTCGGCGGCGGCCGACTCGGCAAGCTTCCACGAGGCGGGGTTGCCGATCCGGATCGCGGTCGCGCGGGTCTCCGGGTCGTCGAACGGCTGACCGGTGACCAGCGGGCTGGCGCCGACGGCCTGGAACCCACGCATCACCGGCTTGCGGGTGATCCGGCCGAGGTCGGCGTACTGCCGGTAGCCCAGCCAGTAGGCCGAGATGTTGCCGGCATTGCCCACCGGGAGGAGGTGGTAGTCGGGAGCGTCGCCGAGGAAGTCGGCGATCTCGAACGCGGCCGTCTTCTGACCCTCGAGGCGCACCGGGTTGACGGAGTTGACCAGGGCGACGGGGTACGACGCCGCGAGCTCCCTCGCCAGCCGCAGACAGTCGTCGAAATTGCCCTTGACCATGATCACGTGGGCGCCGTGGAGGATCGCCTGGGCCATCTTGCCCGCCGCGATCTTCCCCTCGGGCACCAGCACGAGCGGGTTGAGCCGGGCCTTGGCGGCATAGGCCGCCATCGACGCCGACGTGTTGCCGGTCGAGGCGCAGACGACGGCCTCGGCGCCTTCGTGCTTGGCGACCGAGATCGCCGCGGTCATTCCGCGGTCCTTGAACGAGCCGGTCGGGTTGTCGCCCTCGACCTTGAGGTGGACCTGCGCGCCTGTGACCTCGGAGAGCCACTCCGAGTGCACCAGCGGGGTGCCGCCCTCGCGGAGCGTCACCGCCGGCGTGTCCGCCGGGATGTCGAGCAGCTCGCGGTACTCCTCGATG includes these proteins:
- the thrB gene encoding homoserine kinase gives rise to the protein MTTFATGPVRVSVPATSANLGPGFDTLGLALDLRDRLEAEVTESGLVVEVDGVGSDEVPLDEGNLVVRAMRAAFDELGVQPPGIRLSCVNVIPHARGLGSSSAAIVAGVWLARELVAGGRLLLGDEGLLDLAARIEGHPDNVAPALLGGFVIAGQDADGSFYAVPSEVDPRIGAVVYIPPEPVSTETARGLLPTEVSHADAAANAGRAALLVAALGGRPEELWRATADRLHQDYRRPAMPASLALLDALRADGVPAIVSGAGPTVLAFTDTTDGLTARCPEGWTALRLGIDSRGAVAW
- the thrC gene encoding threonine synthase, with protein sequence MSGSRGAGDVAVRSRQWRGVIEEYRELLDIPADTPAVTLREGGTPLVHSEWLSEVTGAQVHLKVEGDNPTGSFKDRGMTAAISVAKHEGAEAVVCASTGNTSASMAAYAAKARLNPLVLVPEGKIAAGKMAQAILHGAHVIMVKGNFDDCLRLARELAASYPVALVNSVNPVRLEGQKTAAFEIADFLGDAPDYHLLPVGNAGNISAYWLGYRQYADLGRITRKPVMRGFQAVGASPLVTGQPFDDPETRATAIRIGNPASWKLAESAAAESGGRFASLTDDRILDAQRELARNEGVFVEPASAAGVAGLLQELEQGESYTGTTVVITVTGHGLKDTATALEGFTESGGTVVDDVVVPEVAAVAEAAGL